The region CGACCACCGCTACTCATGATGCGGTGCAGTTAACGAAAGATGGCAACGCTGCAGATCAACTGGCTGATCGCGTGCAGATGATGATGTCAAAGAACTTAAAACAGATTGATATTCGTCTTGATCCACCTGAATTAGGTCGTATGCATATCAAGATGCAGATGCATGCCGATGGAGGCGCGTCGGTGCATTTTACGGTGGCAAGTCAACACGCTCGTGATGCGCTAGAGCAATCCATTCCTCGCTTGCGTGAGATGTTATCTCAACAAGGAGTGCAATTGGGCGGTACGTCAGTACAGCATCAAGGCGCAGGTCAGCAACAAGGATATGCTGCCGCTGGTGGTCAATCTGGTCAATCCGGCAGCGGTTCGTCACTCAATCACCAAGAAAATCTTGAAGCGGACGTCAAACTTGATTTGAATGTCGCATCAAAGCGTGATGGAATCAGTTATTACGCTTAAAATGAATAAAAACATAACCGTGTAGGGAAATTATGGCTGACGAAGATGTACAAGCCCCGAAAGGGAAAAGCAAGTTACTGATCATTATTATTGCTGTCGTGGTGTTATTGGCTGCAGGTGGTGGCGCAGCTTTCTTTCTCATGGGGGGAGACGATGAAGCAAAAGCTGAGGCGGCGCCAAAAGAGGAAGTCGTTACTCCAGCTCAACCCGTTTCTTACGTCAATATTGCTCAGCCGTTTGTGTTTAACGTGACTGGCGATAAACGTAACCGCATGGTGCAGATCAAAGTGCAGTTAATGGTGCGCGGTTCTGAAAACGAAGACTTGGCGCGTTACCACTCACCGCTGATTGAAAGTACTATTTTATCGACGTTTGCTTCGGCAACCGTAGAACAACTGCGGACTCCAACAGGACGTATTGAGTTACGTGATAAAGCAACAGAAGACATTAAAGCGGCTCTATCCAAAGCGGTGGGAAATCCAGTGATTGAGCGTGTTTTGTTTACCGACTTTGTAATGCAATAGGTGTGCTGTGACCGATCTATTAAGCCAAGACGAAATTGATGCGCTGCTCCACGGGGTAGATAGCGTTGATGATGTAGAAGATGAGATAGAAAGCCAAGGGGCGGCCAATACGGTCTCATTCGACTTCTCATCACAAGATCGTATTGTCCGTGGTCGAATGCCAACGTTGGAGTTGATCAACGAGCGTTTTGCTCGTCATATGCGTATCAGCTTGTTTAACATGTTGCGTAAAACGGCAGAAGTTTCCATCAACGGTGTTCAGATGATGAAGTTCGGTGAATACCAAAATACCTTATACGTTCCTACCAGTTTGAACATGGTGCGCTTTCGTCCGTTAAAAGGGACGGCTTTAGTGACCATGGAAGCCCGTTTGGTGTTTATCTTGGTAGAAAACTTTTTTGGTGGTGATGGCCGTTACCATGCGCGTATTGAAGGGCGTGAATTTACGCCAACCGAACGTCGCGTTATTCAGCTGCTGTTGAAAATCGTGTTTGGCGATTATAAAGAAGCTTGGTCACCCGTGATGGGGGTTGAGTTTGAGTATTTGGATTCAGAAGTGAACCCAAGTATGGCAAACATTGTGAGCCCAACCGAAGTGATTGTCGTGAGCTCATTCCATATTGAAGTGGACGGTGGCGGCGGCGATTTCCACGTGGTGATGCCTTATTCGATGGTTGAGCCAATTCGCGAACTGCTCGATGCGGGTGTGCAATCGGACAAGATGGAAACCGACGTTCGTTGGAGTTCCGCGCTGCGCGAAGAGATCATGGATGTACCGGTGAACTTTCGCGTCAACTTGCTTGAGAAGAACATTGCACTTCGCGATTTGATGGAATTACAACCAGGCGATATTATTCCGATTGATATGCCTAAGCATGCAGTTATGTTTGTGGAAGAGCTGCCAACCTATCGTGTGAAGATGGGGCGCTCAGGCGACAAGCTTGCGGTGCAGGTTTCAGAGAAAATTAAACGTCCAGATGTGGTGAAAACCGATTTGGCATTTTTAGGCAAAGATATTATTGCTGAGCTCGAAAATGAAGAGGCCGATGATCCTCGTCCTCACTATCACGGCTTAGATTAAAAGAAAGGGTGACACAGATGTCAAAAAGTGAAGATCAACGACTGGCTGATGAATGGGCTGCTGCGTTAGGTGAAGATCCAAACGCTCCCGACATTGATGTGGACGAAGTCCTTGCCGCCCCTTTAGATGAACTTAAAGATACCTCAACACCGATCAGTGATGATGAGCGTCGTAAGCTCGACACCATCATGGACATTCCGGTGACCATCTCAATGGAAGTGGGGCGTTCTAAAATCAGTATTCGTAACCTATTGCAACTTAACCAAGGGTCAGTCGTTGAGCTTGATCGTATCGCGGGGGAATCCTTGGATGTGATGGTTAATGGTACTCTGATTGCCCACGGTGAAGTGGTGGTGGTCAACGATAAATTTGGTATTCGTTTAACTGACGTGATTAGCCAAACTGAACGTATTAAGAAACTGAGATAGCCCATGAAGAAAATCATGGGATTGGTGCTCGGTATGCTGAGTACTCCGGTTTGGGCACAAGAGACTAAACCGGGACAGTTTGATATAGCGACCACAGTAGGGTCGCTATTGTTCGTTATTGCCCTGATTCTTTTTCTTGGCTGGTTGATGAAGCGCATGCGTGTGCCCACGATGGGGCAGCAGAAAGGTCTTAGTATTGTGCGTCAAATCCCCGTCGGTACTAAAGAGCGCATCATGATTGTTCAAGCGGGTGAAGAGCAATTTTTGGTCGGGGCGACCACTCAGTCCATTCAATTAATTGCCAAGTTAGAGACGCCTCTAGCTCAAGAGGAAGTCAGTGCGACGCCTTTTGCGGTGCAATTAAGTAACTTACTGAAGAAAAATGATAAAAAATCATCCTAACCGTTATTCTGCAGCAGTGAAATCGTGGCTGATCGCGCTATGGGTAAGCCTAGCGGTGGTGTTGTGTCCGACGGTTGCTTTCGCGCAAGCCGAGCAAGATAACGCCGCGTCACCTAGCATGTCGCTATCAACCAGTACTACCCAAAGCAGTAATGGCAGCAAATCCATTGCGATTACTAACCGTACCGGTGGCGTGCCGGCATTAACGGTAACCACGAATCCTGATGGCAGTGAAGATTACTCGGTCAATCTGCAAATTCTCGCGTTAATGACCATGCTGGGCTTTTTGCCCGCCATCGTGATTTTGATGACGTCATTTACCCGTATTGTGGTGGTGATGTCGATCTTGCGCCAAGCGATGGGCTTGCAACAGACACCATCAAACCAAGTCATCATCGGTATCGCGCTTTTCTTAACCTTTTTTATCATGGCACCGGTGTTTAACCGTATTAATGAGCAGGCTATTCAGCCCTATTTGAACGATCAGATTAATGCGCGCCAAGCGTTTAATTTGGCCGAAGCGCCGATGAAGTCGTTTATGCTCAAGCAGACGCGATTGAAAGATCTCGAAACCTTCGTCAACATCGCCGGAGCAAAGGTGGATCAGCCGGAAGATGTATCGATGGCGATTTTGATTCCAGCGTTTATTACCTCTGAGCTAAAAACCGCGTTCCAAATTGGTTTTATGCTGTTTTTACCGTTTTTGATCATCGACTTAGTGGTCGCCTCAGTCTTGATGGCCATGGGTATGATGATGTTGTCACCTATGATTGTCTCGTTGCCATTTAAGCTGATGCTGTTTGTGTTGGTGGATGGTTGGAACCTTATATTGTCGACCTTAGCCGGCAGTTTTGTCATGTGACTAGGGAGATATCATGACACCCGAAATCTTTGTCGAACTGTTTCGTCACGCGCTTTGGATTGTATTGGTGATGGTGTGTGCCATTGTGGTACCCAGTTTGCTCATCGGTTTAGTGGTTGCGGTATTTCAGGCGGCAACTTCGATTAACGAACAGACGTTGAGCTTTTTGCCACGTTTGATTGTGACCCTATTGGCGCTGATGTTTTTCGGCCATTGGATGACCCGGATGCTCATGGAGTTTTTCTACTCGATGATTGAGCAATTACCTCAGGTGATTCACTAGAGGCTTGGTATGGATTATCCAGCAACCACGATTCTTGATTTCATCGCCAACTACTTTTGGCCCTATACACGAATCTCTGCCATGTTGATGGTTATGACCGTGACTGGGGCTCGTTTTGTCTCGCCACGAATTCGTCTCTTCCTGGGTTTGGCAATTACATTCGCTGTCATGCCAGCAATCCCTGCGGTGCCGAAAGGGATCGATCTGTTTTCATTACAAGCGGTGATTGTGACTTTCCAACAGATTGTGATTGGCGTTGCTATGGGGATGATCACTCAATTTATGATTCAAACCTTTGTTTTGCTGGGGCAAATATTGGGGATGCAATCGAGCTTAGGTTTTGCGTCTATGGTTGACCCAGCCAACGGGCAAAGCACACCACTGCTTGGTCAGCTGTTCATGTTTTTGGCGACCATGTTTTTCCTTGCCAGCGATGGGCATCTCAAGATGATCCAACTGGTGGTCATGAGTTTTAAAACTCTGCCGATTGGTGAAACGTCGTTAACCGCGGTCGATTTTCGTGAACTGGCATTGTGGTTCAGTACTATCTTTAAAGTAGCACTGAGCATGTCATTAGCGGGGATTGTTGCGCTGCTGACGGTGAACTTGTCGTTTGGCGTTATGACCCGTGCCGCGCCGCAGTTGAACATCTTCTCGCTGGGCTTCTCATTTGCCCTGTTGGTGGGGTTGCTCTTGTGTTGGTATCTGATTGGCGATTTATACAATCAGTATGATTTGTATTGGACTGAAGGTGAGGAGCAGCTATGTCGCTTGATTCGCACCAACTGTTAGGAGGCTGCATTGGCAGAATCTGACGGTCAAGAACGTACCGAAGAGGCCACACCCCGAAGGCGCGAGCAGGCCAAAGAGAAAGGTCAGGTCGCGCGATCCAAGGAGTTGGCATCCGTCTCCGTTTTGGTGATGGGGGCGTTATCCCTAATGTGGTTTGGTGAAGCACTGGCAAAAGGTTTGCTAGTGGCGATGCGTCGTCTGTTCAGTTTAAGTCGAGAAGAGGTGTTTGATATCGGTAAGCTTATCGATATTGCCCTAGGATCATTCTCGCAGTTACTCATGCCCCTTATCCTAATTTTGGTGACACTCTTTGTCGCGGCGTTTATCGGCGCAGCCGGTGTTGGCGGCTTGAGCTTTTCTACTGAAGCGGCGATGCCTAAATTTTCCAAGATGAACCCACTTAGCGGCTTTAAACGCATGTTTGGTATGCAAAGCTGGGTCGAGCTGGGCAAATCCATTTTGAAAGTGCTGCTGGTTGCGGGGGTTGCATTTTATTTGATTGATGCCTCGAAATACGATTTGTTCCAGCTGGCATCGGATGTCTATC is a window of Vibrio porteresiae DSM 19223 DNA encoding:
- the fliR gene encoding flagellar biosynthetic protein FliR — encoded protein: MDYPATTILDFIANYFWPYTRISAMLMVMTVTGARFVSPRIRLFLGLAITFAVMPAIPAVPKGIDLFSLQAVIVTFQQIVIGVAMGMITQFMIQTFVLLGQILGMQSSLGFASMVDPANGQSTPLLGQLFMFLATMFFLASDGHLKMIQLVVMSFKTLPIGETSLTAVDFRELALWFSTIFKVALSMSLAGIVALLTVNLSFGVMTRAAPQLNIFSLGFSFALLVGLLLCWYLIGDLYNQYDLYWTEGEEQLCRLIRTNC
- the fliM gene encoding flagellar motor switch protein FliM, with product MTDLLSQDEIDALLHGVDSVDDVEDEIESQGAANTVSFDFSSQDRIVRGRMPTLELINERFARHMRISLFNMLRKTAEVSINGVQMMKFGEYQNTLYVPTSLNMVRFRPLKGTALVTMEARLVFILVENFFGGDGRYHARIEGREFTPTERRVIQLLLKIVFGDYKEAWSPVMGVEFEYLDSEVNPSMANIVSPTEVIVVSSFHIEVDGGGGDFHVVMPYSMVEPIRELLDAGVQSDKMETDVRWSSALREEIMDVPVNFRVNLLEKNIALRDLMELQPGDIIPIDMPKHAVMFVEELPTYRVKMGRSGDKLAVQVSEKIKRPDVVKTDLAFLGKDIIAELENEEADDPRPHYHGLD
- the fliN gene encoding flagellar motor switch protein FliN, whose translation is MSKSEDQRLADEWAAALGEDPNAPDIDVDEVLAAPLDELKDTSTPISDDERRKLDTIMDIPVTISMEVGRSKISIRNLLQLNQGSVVELDRIAGESLDVMVNGTLIAHGEVVVVNDKFGIRLTDVISQTERIKKLR
- the fliO gene encoding flagellar biosynthetic protein FliO, producing MKKIMGLVLGMLSTPVWAQETKPGQFDIATTVGSLLFVIALILFLGWLMKRMRVPTMGQQKGLSIVRQIPVGTKERIMIVQAGEEQFLVGATTQSIQLIAKLETPLAQEEVSATPFAVQLSNLLKKNDKKSS
- the fliQ gene encoding flagellar biosynthesis protein FliQ yields the protein MTPEIFVELFRHALWIVLVMVCAIVVPSLLIGLVVAVFQAATSINEQTLSFLPRLIVTLLALMFFGHWMTRMLMEFFYSMIEQLPQVIH
- the fliP gene encoding flagellar type III secretion system pore protein FliP (The bacterial flagellar biogenesis protein FliP forms a type III secretion system (T3SS)-type pore required for flagellar assembly.): MIKNHPNRYSAAVKSWLIALWVSLAVVLCPTVAFAQAEQDNAASPSMSLSTSTTQSSNGSKSIAITNRTGGVPALTVTTNPDGSEDYSVNLQILALMTMLGFLPAIVILMTSFTRIVVVMSILRQAMGLQQTPSNQVIIGIALFLTFFIMAPVFNRINEQAIQPYLNDQINARQAFNLAEAPMKSFMLKQTRLKDLETFVNIAGAKVDQPEDVSMAILIPAFITSELKTAFQIGFMLFLPFLIIDLVVASVLMAMGMMMLSPMIVSLPFKLMLFVLVDGWNLILSTLAGSFVM
- the fliL gene encoding flagellar basal body-associated protein FliL, translating into MADEDVQAPKGKSKLLIIIIAVVVLLAAGGGAAFFLMGGDDEAKAEAAPKEEVVTPAQPVSYVNIAQPFVFNVTGDKRNRMVQIKVQLMVRGSENEDLARYHSPLIESTILSTFASATVEQLRTPTGRIELRDKATEDIKAALSKAVGNPVIERVLFTDFVMQ